The Acidobacteriota bacterium genome has a window encoding:
- a CDS encoding addiction module protein, translated as MSSSAESIFELSLSEKLQLVEDLWDDIASTPEEVPVHDWQKEELARRKQNLLSNPGSALSWEEIQRRVRSRYGR; from the coding sequence ATGAGTTCCTCAGCCGAATCCATTTTCGAATTGAGTCTGTCGGAGAAGCTCCAGTTGGTGGAAGATCTCTGGGATGACATCGCGTCCACGCCTGAAGAGGTGCCAGTACACGATTGGCAAAAAGAAGAACTCGCGCGGCGAAAACAGAATCTCCTCAGCAATCCGGGTTCAGCGCTGAGCTGGGAGGAAATCCAGCGGCGAGTTCGCAGCCGATATGGCCGCTGA
- a CDS encoding type II toxin-antitoxin system RelE/ParE family toxin — translation MAAELLFAPEVEWDVLEAYAWYEGRRPGLGEDFLTCVDACVQAICRRPEMYSVVYDDYRRALVRRFPYSVFYEYSQNAVTVYCVFHNSRDPEKWRQRLDSRS, via the coding sequence ATGGCCGCTGAACTGCTCTTCGCGCCCGAAGTCGAATGGGATGTCCTCGAGGCCTATGCGTGGTATGAGGGTCGGCGTCCCGGCCTCGGTGAAGACTTCTTGACTTGCGTTGACGCTTGCGTTCAGGCCATCTGTCGCCGTCCTGAAATGTACTCAGTGGTCTATGACGACTATCGAAGGGCCCTGGTCAGGCGATTTCCTTATTCGGTGTTCTACGAATATTCTCAGAACGCAGTGACAGTCTACTGCGTCTTCCACAACTCTCGTGACCCGGAGAAGTGGCGTCAACGATTGGACTCGCGGTCGTAG
- a CDS encoding ROK family protein, translating to MTTSQETASPIYIGIDLGGAALKGALISYSGDIIHETRFETEQRNPDALFDQVVQAALALRDDTNAEGRVAGIGVGIPGLVNRKTNRIEVMPNLPALSRIDITTELSRETGLPVILDNDANAAAYGELQVGAARGRREVFFVMLGTGIGAGLIINGQIYRGAAGFAGEFGHMTIDPEGIECACGNIGCLETIASGPNIVRRTRERLYRDRTSSLSRLAIPRDREFTAEDIAHAAREGDEMAQVMMERTGMFLGIALAAVINLLNVEMVVMGGGVMDAGDLILKPTIKETRRRAFPPSFNSCEMVIAELGAKAGMIGAALLARDQTN from the coding sequence ATGACAACGAGCCAGGAAACCGCGTCTCCAATCTACATAGGCATCGACCTCGGCGGGGCCGCTCTCAAGGGCGCGCTCATCAGCTACAGTGGCGACATCATTCACGAGACTCGATTTGAGACTGAACAGCGGAACCCCGATGCCTTGTTCGATCAGGTGGTGCAGGCCGCGCTTGCTCTTCGCGACGACACGAATGCAGAAGGACGAGTCGCGGGAATCGGAGTTGGCATACCCGGCCTGGTCAATCGGAAGACAAACCGCATCGAGGTGATGCCGAACCTTCCGGCGCTTTCACGGATAGACATAACTACCGAGCTCTCACGAGAGACGGGGCTGCCGGTGATACTCGATAACGACGCTAACGCCGCCGCATACGGCGAGCTTCAAGTGGGAGCGGCGCGCGGGCGGCGCGAAGTATTTTTCGTGATGCTCGGAACGGGCATCGGCGCAGGTTTGATCATCAACGGGCAGATCTATCGCGGGGCGGCCGGGTTCGCGGGCGAATTCGGGCACATGACGATCGACCCTGAAGGCATCGAGTGCGCCTGCGGCAATATCGGATGCCTGGAAACAATCGCCTCCGGCCCGAATATTGTTCGGCGCACACGCGAGCGGTTATATCGCGACCGTACGTCGTCGCTGTCGCGGCTTGCGATCCCGCGCGACCGCGAGTTCACCGCCGAAGACATCGCTCACGCGGCGCGAGAAGGCGATGAGATGGCTCAGGTGATGATGGAGCGCACCGGCATGTTCCTGGGCATCGCTCTTGCGGCGGTGATCAACTTGCTGAACGTCGAGATGGTGGTCATGGGCGGAGGAGTCATGGATGCCGGTGACTTGATACTGAAGCCCACGATCAAAGAGACTCGCCGCCGCGCATTCCCGCCTTCATTCAATAGCTGCGAGATGGTTATCGCCGAGCTCGGCGCAAAGGCCGGGATGATCGGCGCCGCGCTGCTTGCGCGGGATCAAACGAACTGA
- a CDS encoding adenylate/guanylate cyclase domain-containing protein, with protein sequence MKNVSSSIAGSSTRSGRHLMRRLLSERNQFPERAAELDQQLRDALERRVAVLVLDMVGFSRLTLQYGIIHYLSMIHQMAEAASPAVNGNGGTLIKQEADNLYAIFEDPGHALDSALDIFRAFDAVNSVVPPERDIFGSIGIGYGETLVIDDKDIFGSEVNIACKLGEDLAEKSEILLTPAAYNALPSDRYICAPASFEISELKIECYRYERSLFPTAIA encoded by the coding sequence TTGAAGAATGTCTCGTCCTCCATCGCCGGTTCATCCACTCGCAGCGGCCGCCATCTCATGCGCCGCCTGCTCTCCGAGCGCAATCAATTTCCCGAACGGGCAGCCGAGCTCGACCAGCAGTTACGCGACGCCTTGGAGCGCAGGGTCGCTGTCCTTGTACTCGATATGGTTGGGTTTTCACGACTCACTCTCCAGTATGGAATCATCCACTACTTGTCGATGATCCATCAGATGGCCGAGGCTGCGAGTCCCGCGGTGAACGGCAACGGAGGTACGCTCATCAAACAGGAGGCTGATAATTTGTATGCCATCTTTGAAGATCCCGGGCATGCGCTGGACTCGGCCCTCGACATCTTTCGGGCATTTGACGCGGTCAACAGCGTAGTCCCGCCCGAGCGCGATATCTTCGGCAGCATCGGAATCGGCTACGGCGAGACTCTGGTCATCGATGACAAGGATATCTTCGGGTCGGAAGTGAACATTGCGTGCAAGCTGGGCGAAGACCTTGCGGAAAAGAGCGAGATTTTGCTGACGCCCGCCGCATATAACGCGTTACCCTCCGACCGCTACATCTGCGCGCCGGCGTCGTTTGAAATCAGCGAATTGAAAATTGAATGCTACCGGTACGAGCGATCGCTATTTCCAACAGCGATTGCTTAG
- a CDS encoding alpha/beta hydrolase: protein MFKHEYAEVNGVRLHYVTAGKGKLIMFVHGFPEFWYEWKNQLAEFGRDYQAVAPDMRGYNLSSKPAEVDQYQVKYMVEDLRALAEKLGHKKFILVAHDWGGAIAWAFAIAHPDYLEKLVIINAPHPGVFQRELRDNPAQQKASGYMLMFRSAGAEQTLSANNYGLLVQIVLGEGLKNGVFTEEDKQAYIEAWSQPGALTGGLNYYRAARVGPPAEGDKDAASFAAGLPSLEVKVPTLVIWGEKDTALLTGNLEGLDKFVPHLTIKRIPDGTHWVIHEKPELVDGYIREFIKGK, encoded by the coding sequence ATGTTCAAACACGAATACGCAGAGGTGAATGGAGTCCGCTTGCACTATGTGACGGCGGGCAAGGGGAAGTTGATCATGTTTGTTCACGGCTTCCCTGAGTTCTGGTACGAGTGGAAGAATCAACTCGCCGAGTTCGGGCGCGATTACCAGGCGGTGGCTCCGGATATGCGAGGCTACAACCTTTCCTCCAAGCCTGCCGAGGTCGATCAGTATCAGGTCAAGTACATGGTCGAAGACCTGCGAGCGCTTGCTGAAAAGCTCGGTCACAAGAAGTTCATTCTTGTCGCGCACGACTGGGGTGGCGCAATCGCCTGGGCATTCGCAATAGCTCACCCCGACTATCTCGAAAAGCTCGTAATCATCAACGCGCCGCATCCGGGCGTGTTCCAGCGCGAACTGCGAGACAATCCGGCTCAACAAAAGGCCAGCGGTTACATGCTGATGTTCCGGAGCGCGGGCGCGGAGCAGACTCTTTCGGCCAACAACTACGGCCTTCTCGTGCAGATTGTGTTAGGCGAAGGGCTGAAGAATGGTGTGTTCACGGAAGAAGACAAGCAGGCTTATATCGAAGCCTGGTCGCAACCTGGCGCCCTGACCGGCGGTTTGAACTACTATCGCGCCGCGCGCGTCGGGCCGCCTGCTGAAGGCGATAAAGATGCTGCGAGCTTTGCCGCCGGCTTGCCGTCGCTCGAAGTCAAGGTGCCGACGCTGGTCATATGGGGCGAGAAGGACACCGCGTTGCTGACCGGCAACTTGGAGGGGCTCGATAAGTTCGTCCCGCATTTGACCATCAAACGCATACCCGACGGAACGCACTGGGTCATTCACGAGAAGCCCGAGCTTGTGGACGGGTACATACGCGAGTTCATCAAGGGCAAGTAA
- a CDS encoding DedA family protein, translating to MYELLQRYGLWAVFFGTMIEGDLTLLFAGVLARAGLFTFEEALVVGTAGGFVGDTLSYMIGARFRGRARTWHFFIRARPRVEKLISKFGVLSVFIVKYVYGLRTTSAIFCGLAHFGFLKFALLTLVSCVVWVGVLSGLGFTFATGIEKLVGDLKRIQIILLIAVIIVATVYVISRFERRVIEEEKEFFNIKDDSKAEKAKASDKSRQAPGRSPRDRNK from the coding sequence ATGTACGAGCTGCTGCAAAGATACGGGCTGTGGGCGGTGTTCTTCGGGACGATGATTGAGGGCGATCTTACGCTTCTATTTGCGGGCGTGCTTGCCCGGGCCGGGCTCTTCACTTTCGAGGAAGCGCTTGTCGTAGGCACGGCGGGTGGTTTCGTCGGCGACACGCTCAGCTACATGATCGGCGCGCGCTTTCGCGGCCGGGCGCGAACCTGGCACTTCTTTATCCGCGCGCGGCCGCGCGTCGAAAAGCTGATAAGCAAGTTCGGAGTGCTGTCGGTGTTCATCGTGAAGTACGTATACGGCCTTCGAACCACAAGCGCAATATTCTGCGGGCTGGCCCACTTCGGCTTTCTCAAGTTCGCGCTGCTGACGCTGGTAAGCTGTGTCGTTTGGGTTGGCGTGCTTTCCGGCCTCGGCTTCACTTTCGCGACCGGCATTGAAAAACTGGTCGGTGACCTCAAACGAATACAAATTATTCTGCTCATCGCCGTGATAATAGTTGCTACCGTGTACGTCATCAGCAGGTTCGAGAGGAGAGTCATCGAAGAAGAAAAGGAATTCTTCAATATCAAGGACGACAGTAAAGCCGAAAAAGCAAAAGCCTCAGATAAATCCAGACAAGCGCCGGGCCGCAGCCCTAGAGATCGAAACAAGTGA
- a CDS encoding ferritin-like domain-containing protein, whose amino-acid sequence MSPNQSTSAITGEEFVASLAEENHAALERLGQLSAAGEAPQELTIDRLLRVALKNELEASEVAAIWMATTSELDVKLAFARQTGDEAKHYRLISDRLKAIGVDADGIDPREGGYSALFEYLRQLQSTVARVAAGQFTREAIALVRNQCFIDFCEARGDHETAALYRDVIQPDEQHHQELGRRLLAIYASNDNEQQVARQAAGRTLELAEEIQEMARLKIGISRAPGC is encoded by the coding sequence ATGTCGCCAAACCAAAGCACGTCTGCGATCACCGGAGAAGAATTCGTAGCATCACTCGCCGAAGAAAACCATGCAGCGCTCGAGCGGCTCGGGCAGCTCAGCGCGGCGGGCGAAGCGCCTCAGGAGTTGACCATTGACAGGCTTCTCCGCGTCGCTCTCAAGAATGAACTCGAGGCGAGCGAGGTGGCGGCGATATGGATGGCCACAACTTCGGAGCTCGATGTGAAGCTCGCTTTCGCCCGGCAGACCGGTGATGAAGCTAAGCACTATCGATTGATTTCCGACAGGCTGAAGGCTATCGGCGTTGATGCCGATGGAATTGATCCGCGAGAAGGGGGCTACTCGGCACTGTTTGAATATCTGCGCCAGCTTCAGAGCACGGTGGCGCGGGTGGCCGCAGGTCAGTTCACCCGCGAAGCGATTGCGCTGGTCCGCAACCAGTGCTTTATCGACTTCTGCGAGGCTCGCGGCGATCACGAAACGGCGGCGCTCTATCGCGACGTGATTCAACCTGACGAGCAACATCATCAGGAACTCGGTCGGCGATTGCTCGCAATTTACGCTTCGAACGATAACGAGCAGCAGGTGGCCCGCCAGGCCGCTGGCCGCACACTCGAGCTCGCCGAAGAGATACAGGAAATGGCCCGGCTTAAGATCGGGATAAGCCGCGCGCCCGGTTGCTAA
- a CDS encoding pentapeptide repeat-containing protein, which produces MPQLSRGDILDRIARGEGLRAANLVRTDLSGMDLARVDLAEANLRMADLNRANLREARLTGCFLSGAILNGANLTGANIVESSMIGATLKGADLSRADLSGSDLTGANLQGADLAGAYLVGTFLNETDLSGANLNGAFVRMAQMAGSNLAGASLENADLSYTDLSGVRLDGCCLISANLMGANLSGSTLKGCDMRGADLTGADLSGCNLTGAKLRDVKFAGVKLSDAWAEWVDMAIDGIEDRASLEEVFVGIIGTPVAQLLVEGRVGDDVWVVILAHLCAFQVSHPDAGVRLRGIHEGMSASALYLEADHESSLAAYLAEFADIIGKGSLELFDQLASAAAEQNERAPGANAQSADFAAHLPSSRHDGLDQALSQLAGMVDALHQTAFWTSDKAVLILTGNRQIWLEATSNPALTLRPPHGSAVGVDLVRGHFVTDELRRSKTLAGTR; this is translated from the coding sequence ATGCCGCAGTTATCAAGAGGCGATATACTCGACCGCATTGCACGGGGTGAAGGGCTTCGAGCGGCCAATCTCGTGCGGACCGATCTTTCAGGTATGGACCTCGCCCGCGTCGACCTTGCGGAAGCCAACTTGAGAATGGCCGACTTGAATCGCGCGAACCTCCGAGAAGCGCGGCTGACGGGCTGTTTTCTTAGCGGCGCAATTTTGAACGGAGCCAACCTCACAGGTGCAAACATCGTCGAGTCGAGCATGATTGGCGCGACGCTAAAGGGCGCCGACCTGAGCAGGGCTGATCTGAGCGGCTCCGATCTAACCGGCGCCAACCTCCAAGGCGCCGATCTGGCGGGGGCCTATCTTGTTGGCACTTTCCTGAACGAGACCGATCTCAGCGGCGCGAATTTGAATGGCGCCTTCGTCCGAATGGCCCAAATGGCCGGGAGCAACCTGGCCGGAGCTTCGCTCGAAAACGCCGATCTTTCCTACACCGATCTCTCCGGCGTTCGCCTCGATGGATGTTGTTTGATCAGCGCTAACTTGATGGGCGCAAACCTTTCGGGCAGCACTTTGAAAGGGTGCGACATGCGTGGCGCGGACCTGACCGGTGCGGATCTGAGCGGATGCAACCTGACGGGCGCCAAACTGCGCGATGTGAAGTTCGCGGGCGTTAAGCTTTCCGACGCGTGGGCTGAGTGGGTGGACATGGCGATCGACGGCATTGAAGATCGCGCCTCGCTCGAAGAGGTATTCGTCGGCATTATAGGGACGCCAGTTGCGCAGTTACTCGTCGAGGGCCGGGTCGGCGACGATGTTTGGGTCGTGATACTCGCTCATTTGTGCGCGTTTCAGGTCAGCCATCCGGATGCCGGCGTACGCCTGAGAGGAATCCACGAGGGCATGAGCGCGTCGGCTCTCTACCTGGAAGCGGATCATGAGTCGAGTCTTGCGGCTTACCTGGCAGAGTTCGCGGACATAATCGGCAAGGGCTCGCTGGAGCTCTTCGACCAGTTGGCATCAGCGGCCGCGGAACAAAACGAGCGCGCCCCGGGGGCGAATGCTCAGTCCGCTGACTTCGCTGCACACCTGCCTTCATCCCGGCACGATGGACTGGATCAAGCTCTGAGCCAACTGGCGGGGATGGTCGATGCGCTTCACCAAACCGCCTTTTGGACAAGCGACAAAGCAGTATTGATTCTCACGGGCAACCGCCAGATAT
- a CDS encoding protein kinase: MISETVSYYRILRKLGAGGMGEVFLAEDTRLGRQVALKFLPASYQYDSERRGRFLKEARAASALRSPNIAAIYDIGEHDGAMFIVMEYVAGEVLSQRIDRGTLPTSDVIDIAMQIADALDEAHSLGVIHRDVKSSNLIINERGLVKMLDFGLAKMMQPGSSRDSEDPTAALGGQTAFGVVMGTVSYMSPEQALGRDLDQRSDIFSLAVVIYEMLTGRLPFDGASATEIVDNIVHKEPVAIARFNYDVPPELERIVRKGMEKDRERRYYSSRELATDLRNLLRDSNTAAITGVAASRKTQTPRRTRSRKPIDSLAILPLINASGDPDTEYLSDGITESIINNLSQLPKLRVMARSTVFRYKGKDVDPQSVGQELGVRAALTGRVLQRGELLIIKAELVDAEDGSHLWGEQYNRELSDIFTIEEEISREISDKLRLKLSGAEKKRLTKRYTENTEAYRLYLKGRFYWTKRTEDGLKKGIEYFQKAIESDPGYALAYAGLADSYNILASYSALAPKDAFPRAKAAATRALELDDKLAEAHTSLAFVKFGYDWDWAESEREFKQAIQLNPGYAIAHNFYAVILAALGRFDEAMAQIKKAHELDPLSLPINTNLGFLLYLARRYDESIQQYLKTIELDEGFPLAHRRLAQTYERKQMYSEAVAEFQKANTLSGEDVEVLSARGHFHAILGETEKANEVLQRMDALASRKYVPAYLIARIYLGLGDNDRVFELLDKACEERYGYLAYLNVEPLFDSIRSDPRFSDLVRRVGLGEPTTESR; encoded by the coding sequence GTGATTTCAGAAACCGTTTCCTATTACCGCATTCTAAGAAAGCTCGGCGCGGGCGGAATGGGCGAGGTCTTTCTGGCGGAGGACACGAGACTGGGGCGACAGGTCGCTCTCAAGTTCTTGCCGGCTTCCTACCAGTACGATTCAGAGCGGCGCGGCAGGTTCCTCAAAGAAGCTCGAGCTGCGTCGGCGTTGCGCTCACCGAACATTGCAGCCATCTACGATATCGGCGAGCACGACGGCGCGATGTTCATCGTAATGGAGTACGTCGCAGGCGAAGTGCTGTCCCAGCGCATCGATCGCGGGACGCTGCCGACGAGCGATGTCATCGATATCGCTATGCAGATCGCCGATGCGCTCGACGAGGCGCACTCGCTGGGCGTCATTCATCGAGACGTAAAAAGCTCGAACCTCATCATCAACGAGCGCGGGCTTGTGAAGATGCTCGATTTCGGCCTCGCTAAGATGATGCAGCCTGGCAGCTCGCGCGATAGCGAAGACCCGACCGCGGCGCTTGGGGGGCAGACGGCTTTCGGCGTAGTGATGGGGACAGTCTCGTACATGTCGCCCGAGCAGGCACTGGGACGCGACTTGGATCAGCGCTCGGACATCTTCTCGCTCGCCGTCGTGATCTACGAAATGCTGACCGGAAGGTTACCCTTCGATGGCGCCAGCGCAACTGAGATTGTCGATAACATAGTTCACAAAGAACCTGTCGCCATCGCTCGCTTCAACTACGACGTGCCGCCAGAGCTGGAGCGCATAGTGCGCAAAGGCATGGAAAAGGACCGCGAGCGCCGGTATTACTCTTCGCGCGAATTGGCGACCGACTTGCGGAACCTCCTCCGGGACAGTAACACGGCCGCGATTACCGGCGTAGCGGCATCTCGAAAAACGCAAACGCCTCGCCGTACCCGTTCTCGCAAGCCGATCGACTCGCTGGCTATCCTGCCGCTGATCAACGCGAGCGGAGATCCCGACACGGAGTACCTCTCGGACGGAATCACCGAAAGCATCATCAACAACCTCTCGCAGCTTCCCAAGTTGCGAGTGATGGCACGGAGCACGGTGTTCCGTTACAAAGGCAAAGACGTCGACCCGCAGAGCGTCGGGCAGGAGCTTGGCGTGCGGGCGGCGCTGACCGGCAGAGTGCTTCAACGCGGCGAACTTCTGATCATCAAGGCGGAGCTCGTCGACGCTGAAGACGGTTCACATCTTTGGGGCGAGCAATACAACCGCGAGCTATCGGATATCTTCACGATCGAGGAAGAGATCTCAAGAGAGATCTCCGACAAGCTCCGGCTAAAGCTGAGCGGCGCGGAGAAGAAGCGGCTCACCAAGCGCTACACCGAAAACACCGAGGCGTACCGGCTCTATCTCAAGGGACGGTTTTACTGGACCAAGCGGACAGAAGATGGGCTCAAAAAAGGAATCGAGTATTTCCAGAAAGCGATCGAGAGCGACCCCGGCTACGCGCTCGCGTACGCGGGCCTGGCCGACTCTTACAACATACTTGCAAGCTACAGCGCGCTCGCGCCGAAGGACGCATTCCCGAGGGCGAAGGCGGCGGCGACCCGAGCGCTGGAGCTCGATGACAAACTCGCCGAGGCCCACACTTCGCTGGCTTTCGTTAAGTTTGGATACGACTGGGACTGGGCCGAATCCGAGCGGGAATTCAAACAAGCGATCCAACTAAACCCTGGGTACGCGATTGCCCATAATTTTTACGCGGTGATACTTGCCGCTCTCGGGCGATTCGATGAAGCCATGGCCCAAATCAAAAAAGCGCACGAACTCGACCCGCTCTCGCTCCCGATAAACACAAACCTGGGTTTTCTTCTCTATCTCGCACGCCGTTACGATGAGTCGATCCAACAATACCTGAAAACGATTGAACTGGATGAGGGATTTCCGCTGGCTCATCGCAGGCTTGCTCAGACCTACGAGCGGAAGCAAATGTACAGTGAAGCCGTCGCCGAGTTTCAGAAAGCAAACACGCTCTCGGGCGAGGATGTCGAGGTGCTGTCGGCTCGCGGACATTTCCACGCAATCCTGGGGGAGACAGAGAAGGCGAATGAGGTGTTGCAGCGCATGGACGCGCTTGCAAGCCGCAAGTATGTTCCGGCGTACCTCATCGCGAGGATCTATCTTGGTTTGGGCGACAACGACCGCGTATTTGAATTGCTCGACAAGGCCTGTGAGGAAAGGTATGGCTATCTGGCGTACCTCAACGTTGAACCGCTATTCGATAGCATCCGATCAGACCCTCGGTTCTCTGATTTAGTCCGCCGCGTCGGCCTCGGCGAGCCTACGACAGAGTCTCGCTAA